A genomic segment from Ignavibacteriales bacterium encodes:
- a CDS encoding PAS domain S-box protein translates to MEHNTLNLIDSAPIAILTFNKSGEIDYSNKAFGDLELLYGFEYPANLMGSSIFGKELFPKFTITNELNDILSGLPFEKELNFVETKSRGLIHLIIKGAPIIDGTEIIGGLIIVEDLKILTKTKKESAIRSDFIENAIHNVSDFFLVVDRLERVQFFSKNILHYLNVPANLIQGVALGSLFDSDTSRVVKEYFEFAKKNRAVFTEKLSYEVRGNRKVFECRFVPQENYRKEISFVYLFFKDITAQEREIDNLYKEVNKLEFYRSISKKINEAIFVIDDNNKIENWDASAENLYEVSKEEALGSTAHDVVSIFSDSFLDSLRLKLNGKDVHKIVLSYFDKNREKKTYETYFTFLDEKKRRIVVKSIDISDKIHFEEGLKLSLKGLRDIVSKAPLMICNIDRDGQILFANSTFQKKLGFTEEELLSKSFYDLIDPPYLENNILDLKSFNGDEVKTITLPIIYRDKDSILLNVVFHTSRDSENRIQFFNCFLSEFTETKQTTEESNLYLSLIDSAYDGIALGFEGRIIIANQSFAKIFGYSSNDELIHKDIIEFASNEDIIKVAEYFRLLERKKEVPARFDFLGKKKDGSSLHTELSIGSFKSNDNNYTVMIARDITERIRTQRAIKESEEKYRNITENIDDFLFTFERIGLGLRPIFCTSSIQKVTGYTQAEFLTDSKLFLKAIHPSDFGGIKPKLINLMKSRIQLSGEFEFRIINKQGNIVWVRTKINLVRTATGRIQKVFGLVSDVTFRKRAEEELKKSTENLIKLNETKDRFISIISHDLRTPFSSILGFTDLLANDQELSEDERNQYIKYIQESSRSMLALVNSLLDWTRIQTGRIKFEPQKIDVSKVVLDSVNALSGSAIQKGIEVLSQVNKSLFLFVDKNLITQVFNNIISNAIKFTNKGGVIKISNEAIINSRFVKFSVKDTGVGIKQDDLAKLFSVDAKFTSEGTAGEKGSGLGLSLVKEIIEKHGGTIEVESEFEKGTEFNFTLPIASSNILIVDDNKTDRLLYSKILKNIAPEYEVEVASDGKEAIQKILSSPPALVITDHAMPVMNGYEFVIELKKMDIKGKPPVIVLSSDIDRATINDYTELGIEFVFQKPVNIGSFKLAIEKSLQKGLSGD, encoded by the coding sequence TTGGAACATAATACTCTAAATCTTATAGACAGTGCACCGATAGCAATTCTTACTTTTAATAAGAGTGGTGAAATTGATTACTCTAATAAAGCCTTTGGTGATTTGGAACTCTTATATGGATTTGAGTACCCCGCCAATCTTATGGGTTCAAGTATTTTTGGGAAAGAATTATTTCCAAAATTTACTATTACAAACGAGCTGAATGACATTTTATCCGGACTGCCGTTTGAAAAAGAGCTAAACTTTGTTGAAACAAAATCTCGCGGATTGATTCATCTGATAATAAAAGGCGCACCAATTATTGATGGAACCGAAATTATTGGAGGATTGATTATTGTTGAAGATTTAAAAATTCTTACCAAGACTAAAAAAGAATCCGCAATAAGAAGTGATTTTATAGAAAATGCTATTCATAATGTGTCCGATTTTTTTCTTGTTGTTGACAGATTAGAGCGAGTACAATTCTTTTCAAAAAATATTTTGCATTATTTAAATGTTCCTGCAAATTTAATTCAAGGTGTAGCACTAGGAAGTCTGTTTGATTCTGACACTTCTCGAGTTGTAAAAGAATATTTTGAATTTGCAAAGAAAAATCGCGCAGTATTTACTGAAAAATTATCATATGAAGTTAGAGGAAACAGAAAAGTTTTTGAGTGCCGTTTTGTTCCACAAGAAAATTATAGAAAAGAAATAAGTTTTGTTTACTTATTCTTTAAAGATATTACGGCACAGGAAAGAGAAATTGATAATCTTTATAAAGAAGTTAACAAACTTGAATTTTATAGATCCATATCTAAAAAAATCAATGAAGCCATTTTTGTAATTGATGACAATAATAAAATAGAAAATTGGGATGCTAGCGCCGAGAATTTATACGAAGTTAGTAAAGAAGAAGCTTTAGGGAGTACTGCTCACGATGTTGTTAGTATTTTTTCGGATAGTTTTCTTGATTCTCTAAGATTAAAACTCAATGGAAAAGATGTTCATAAAATAGTTTTATCATATTTTGATAAGAATAGAGAGAAAAAAACTTACGAAACTTATTTTACTTTTCTTGATGAAAAGAAAAGACGAATCGTAGTAAAAAGCATTGATATATCAGACAAAATACATTTTGAAGAAGGATTAAAATTATCATTAAAAGGTTTGCGGGATATTGTTTCTAAAGCCCCGTTGATGATTTGCAATATTGATAGAGATGGACAGATTTTATTTGCCAATTCTACTTTTCAGAAAAAACTCGGATTTACAGAAGAAGAATTACTTTCAAAAAGTTTTTATGATTTAATCGATCCACCCTATTTAGAAAATAATATTTTAGATTTAAAAAGTTTTAATGGCGATGAAGTAAAAACTATTACTCTGCCTATAATTTATAGGGATAAAGATTCAATACTACTAAATGTTGTATTTCATACTTCCAGAGATTCCGAAAACAGAATACAGTTCTTTAATTGCTTTCTCAGTGAGTTTACAGAAACCAAGCAGACAACAGAAGAGTCAAACCTGTACTTATCACTTATCGATTCTGCTTATGATGGGATTGCTTTGGGATTTGAAGGCAGAATAATTATTGCCAATCAATCATTTGCAAAAATATTTGGCTACAGCAGCAATGATGAGTTAATACATAAAGACATCATTGAATTTGCATCCAACGAAGATATTATAAAAGTTGCTGAATACTTCCGTTTGTTAGAACGAAAAAAAGAAGTGCCAGCACGATTTGATTTTCTTGGTAAGAAAAAAGATGGGAGCAGCCTACATACAGAGCTTTCAATTGGATCATTTAAATCCAATGATAATAATTATACTGTAATGATTGCCCGCGATATAACGGAGAGAATTAGAACTCAGCGTGCAATAAAGGAATCTGAAGAAAAATATAGAAACATTACGGAAAACATAGATGATTTTCTTTTTACTTTCGAAAGAATTGGATTAGGATTAAGGCCAATTTTCTGCACATCTTCAATTCAAAAAGTAACCGGTTATACTCAAGCAGAGTTTCTTACTGATTCAAAATTATTTTTAAAGGCAATTCATCCAAGTGATTTTGGTGGTATCAAACCTAAACTTATTAATTTAATGAAGAGTCGGATACAGCTTTCTGGTGAGTTTGAGTTTAGAATTATTAATAAGCAAGGTAACATTGTTTGGGTAAGGACAAAAATAAATCTTGTTAGAACAGCAACAGGTAGAATTCAAAAAGTATTTGGCCTTGTAAGTGATGTTACTTTTAGAAAACGAGCTGAAGAAGAACTAAAAAAATCAACAGAAAATCTTATAAAGCTTAATGAAACAAAAGATCGCTTTATATCAATTATCTCTCACGATTTGAGAACACCATTTAGTTCAATACTGGGATTTACGGATTTACTTGCAAATGATCAGGAATTATCTGAAGATGAGCGAAACCAATATATAAAATATATTCAAGAGTCTTCGCGTTCAATGTTAGCTCTAGTTAATTCACTTTTGGATTGGACAAGAATACAGACAGGTAGAATAAAATTTGAACCGCAGAAAATTGATGTTTCAAAAGTTGTTTTGGATTCTGTTAATGCGCTTTCCGGATCCGCAATACAAAAAGGTATTGAAGTTTTATCTCAGGTAAATAAATCATTATTTCTTTTCGTTGATAAAAATTTGATAACACAAGTATTTAATAATATTATTTCTAACGCTATAAAATTTACTAACAAAGGCGGCGTCATTAAAATATCTAACGAAGCAATTATTAATTCGCGCTTTGTAAAGTTTAGTGTTAAAGATACCGGAGTAGGAATCAAACAAGATGATCTTGCAAAACTTTTTAGTGTTGATGCTAAATTTACTTCAGAAGGAACTGCGGGTGAAAAAGGTAGTGGTTTAGGATTGTCGCTTGTAAAGGAAATTATAGAAAAGCATGGCGGAACAATCGAAGTTGAAAGTGAATTTGAGAAAGGAACTGAATTTAATTTTACTTTGCCAATTGCTTCTTCAAATATTTTGATTGTTGATGATAATAAAACTGATCGTTTACTTTATTCAAAAATCCTAAAAAATATAGCTCCGGAATATGAAGTTGAAGTTGCATCAGATGGCAAAGAGGCAATTCAGAAAATATTGTCATCACCCCCCGCACTAGTGATTACAGATCACGCTATGCCTGTTATGAATGGTTATGAATTTGTGATCGAATTAAAAAAGATGGACATAAAGGGAAAGCCACCTGTAATTGTTTTAAGCAGCGATATTGATCGTGCAACAATAAATGATTATACGGAACTTGGAATTGAATTTGTGTTTCAAAAACCCGTAAACATTGGAAGTTTCAAACTTGCGATTGAAAAATCACTTCAAAAAGGATTGAGCGGAGATTAA
- a CDS encoding isoprenyl transferase: MSKESSTSGEQVKESLIKSGEIPKHIAIIMDGNGRWAKKRGLPRVAGHKRGVDTVKEIVEACSEIGVKYLTLYTFSTENWKRPKDEVSTLMQLLLKSLRDRVNELNDNDVRLTTIGNIESLPIAVQKQLKSDIERTKNNKKMVLNLALSYSGRWELLEAIKQIANSAVEGKIKSEDISEELISSSLTTKDIPDPDLVIRTSGEFRVSNFLLWQIAYSEFIITETLWPDFSKFDLYDAIKIFQKRERRFGKVSEQIEKN; this comes from the coding sequence TTGAGTAAAGAGAGCTCCACATCCGGTGAGCAGGTTAAAGAATCATTAATAAAATCGGGTGAAATTCCTAAACACATCGCTATTATTATGGATGGAAACGGACGCTGGGCAAAAAAAAGAGGTTTGCCAAGAGTAGCAGGTCATAAACGCGGTGTTGATACTGTTAAGGAAATTGTTGAAGCTTGTAGCGAAATTGGAGTTAAGTATTTAACCCTTTATACTTTTTCCACAGAAAATTGGAAACGCCCAAAAGATGAAGTTTCAACTCTTATGCAACTTCTTTTAAAGAGTTTGCGCGATAGGGTAAATGAACTTAATGATAATGATGTGCGTCTGACGACTATCGGAAATATTGAATCTTTGCCAATTGCTGTGCAAAAGCAGTTAAAATCTGATATTGAACGAACCAAGAACAATAAAAAAATGGTTCTTAATCTAGCTTTAAGTTATAGTGGAAGATGGGAATTACTTGAAGCAATAAAACAGATTGCAAATTCCGCAGTTGAAGGGAAAATAAAAAGCGAAGATATTAGTGAAGAACTTATATCCTCATCACTGACAACAAAGGATATTCCTGATCCTGATTTGGTAATACGAACTAGTGGAGAATTTAGGGTGAGTAATTTTTTGCTATGGCAAATTGCTTATTCTGAGTTTATAATTACAGAAACACTTTGGCCGGATTTTTCTAAATTTGATTTATATGATGCAATTAAAATATTTCAAAAAAGAGAAAGAAGATTCGGTAAAGTAAGTGAACAAATAGAAAAGAATTAA
- a CDS encoding alkaline phosphatase: MISRFTVFLILVAFSLSNAQNLKPKNIIILIGDGMGINYVGASLLQDPNSPFKVFKTIGLSITCSADNLITDSAAGATAIATGYLTNNKYISVDTLGTPLYTIFELAEKLGLSTGIIVTASVAHATPGAFVGHSISRYDQTLIASQMVDQNFDVIIGGGLKYFVPKSDSGEREDNRDLTKELINKNYTFSKNYSDLKIIPDSINQIYALFEMDGLPEAGKRNYTLGDLTKTAITRLKQNENGFVMMIEGSQIDWAGHDHKSTELMEEMNDFTTAIAEALNFAKADGNTLVVITSDHETGGMSITKGNKDASEIELSYTTGGHTPSPVGIFAFGPGEENFRGIMKINQIGQKLFYLLDLTSKF; this comes from the coding sequence ATGATTTCGCGTTTTACTGTTTTTCTTATTCTTGTTGCTTTTAGTCTAAGCAACGCACAGAATTTAAAACCTAAAAATATTATTATCCTAATCGGAGATGGAATGGGCATCAATTACGTTGGTGCCTCTTTATTACAAGATCCAAACTCACCATTTAAAGTATTTAAAACGATCGGATTATCAATTACCTGTTCAGCCGATAATTTAATTACAGATTCTGCTGCAGGTGCAACGGCAATTGCAACTGGATATCTTACCAACAATAAATACATTTCCGTCGATACACTTGGGACTCCACTTTATACTATTTTTGAACTTGCAGAAAAATTAGGTTTATCTACTGGTATTATTGTAACAGCCTCAGTTGCTCACGCAACACCCGGCGCATTTGTTGGGCACTCAATTAGTAGATATGATCAGACATTAATTGCATCTCAAATGGTTGATCAAAATTTTGATGTGATTATTGGCGGCGGATTAAAATATTTTGTTCCTAAAAGTGATTCTGGTGAAAGAGAAGATAATCGTGATCTTACAAAAGAGCTAATTAATAAAAATTATACTTTTTCAAAAAATTATTCTGATCTGAAAATAATTCCAGATTCTATTAACCAAATTTATGCTTTGTTTGAAATGGATGGTTTGCCTGAAGCCGGGAAAAGAAATTATACTCTAGGTGATTTAACCAAAACTGCAATAACTCGTTTAAAGCAAAATGAAAATGGATTTGTAATGATGATTGAGGGTTCGCAGATTGATTGGGCAGGACACGATCATAAATCAACAGAGTTGATGGAAGAGATGAACGATTTTACAACTGCAATAGCTGAGGCACTAAATTTTGCAAAAGCGGATGGAAATACGTTGGTTGTAATAACTTCTGATCACGAAACAGGCGGAATGTCAATTACTAAAGGTAATAAAGATGCAAGCGAAATAGAATTATCTTATACAACCGGTGGTCATACTCCATCACCTGTGGGAATATTTGCATTCGGTCCTGGTGAAGAAAATTTTCGCGGCATCATGAAAATTAATCAAATTGGACAAAAACTATTCTATTTACTTGATCTAACCTCTAAATTTTAA
- a CDS encoding ABC transporter permease, translated as MSAAVQKLGNKTLAFLQEFGQISNLFFGIIKNLAQAPKSKKLIFFQMEHIGVNSLPLVLIIAVFTGAVSAWQAAYQLKGIAPLSFLGGATTRAIITELGPVLTGIVIAGRVGASIAAELGTMKVTEQIDALETMAISPVRYLAMPRFLAAIIMMPILVIFANTIAVFGAYLVSNYFLGVSFAVFFNSVSRFFDITDLVSGLVKTVFFGGVTSLLGCHIGFRTEGGAEGVGLATIRSFVISAALILILDYLLWMLIF; from the coding sequence ATATCAGCAGCAGTTCAAAAACTTGGTAATAAAACGTTAGCATTCCTGCAGGAATTTGGGCAAATCTCTAATCTGTTTTTCGGTATAATTAAAAATCTTGCACAGGCACCAAAAAGTAAAAAATTAATTTTTTTTCAGATGGAGCACATTGGTGTAAACTCTCTCCCGCTTGTTCTAATTATTGCGGTTTTTACGGGTGCTGTTTCTGCTTGGCAAGCTGCTTATCAATTAAAAGGGATTGCTCCTTTATCGTTTTTGGGTGGTGCAACAACTCGAGCAATTATAACTGAACTTGGCCCTGTTTTAACTGGAATAGTAATTGCCGGAAGAGTTGGCGCTTCAATTGCAGCAGAACTTGGTACTATGAAAGTAACGGAACAAATTGATGCACTTGAAACAATGGCGATAAGTCCTGTTAGATATTTAGCAATGCCAAGATTTTTAGCTGCAATAATTATGATGCCCATACTTGTGATCTTTGCAAATACTATTGCAGTATTTGGTGCTTATTTAGTCTCAAATTATTTTCTTGGAGTTTCATTTGCAGTTTTCTTTAATTCAGTAAGCAGGTTTTTTGATATTACAGATTTAGTCTCAGGATTAGTTAAAACGGTTTTCTTTGGCGGTGTTACTTCGCTTCTGGGCTGTCATATTGGATTTAGAACTGAAGGTGGTGCAGAAGGAGTTGGATTAGCAACTATAAGATCGTTTGTAATTTCTGCAGCATTAATTTTAATATTGGATTATTTGTTATGGATGTTAATATTCTAA
- a CDS encoding branched-chain amino acid aminotransferase, whose protein sequence is MEQIKYIIKERTEKVILPKSLGFGQIFTDHIFEMDYTKDKGWHNPTIKPLENLSMHPAISVIHYGQSIFEGLKAFKTINDEIVIFRPDVHIQRLNNSAKRICMPEVDVDFALEALKELVAIDSDWIPTNRGEALYIRPFMFGTDPALGVRPSFDYKLVFLLSPVGAYYPEGFKPVKILIQDDYVRAVRKGLGECKTSANYAASLLAAQEANKKGFTQVLWLDGVEQKYLEEVGTMNIFIQFKDEIATPKLSGSILPGVTRRSVIQILKEWGMNVTERAISIDEVISSYDKGNLVGLFGTGTAAIISSIGWLTYKDKNMSFNNGEPGELDLKLFNELNAIHRREKEDTHNWLAKIEKRAVEVE, encoded by the coding sequence ATGGAACAAATTAAATATATCATTAAGGAAAGAACTGAAAAGGTTATCTTACCAAAGAGTTTAGGCTTCGGACAAATTTTTACTGATCATATTTTTGAAATGGATTATACTAAAGATAAAGGCTGGCACAATCCAACAATTAAACCACTTGAAAATCTTAGTATGCATCCTGCAATTTCTGTTATTCATTATGGTCAATCTATTTTTGAAGGGCTTAAAGCTTTTAAAACTATAAATGATGAGATTGTAATTTTCCGTCCTGATGTTCATATCCAAAGATTAAATAATTCCGCTAAAAGAATTTGCATGCCGGAAGTGGATGTGGATTTTGCTCTAGAGGCATTAAAAGAACTTGTTGCAATCGATAGCGATTGGATACCAACCAACAGAGGCGAAGCATTATATATTAGACCATTTATGTTTGGTACAGATCCTGCACTTGGTGTAAGACCTTCTTTTGATTATAAATTAGTTTTTCTGCTATCTCCGGTAGGTGCTTATTATCCTGAAGGATTTAAACCTGTAAAGATTTTAATTCAAGATGATTACGTTCGTGCCGTTAGAAAAGGTTTAGGCGAATGTAAAACATCTGCAAATTATGCAGCAAGCTTGCTGGCGGCACAAGAAGCAAATAAAAAAGGATTTACACAAGTTCTTTGGCTTGATGGTGTTGAGCAAAAATATTTAGAAGAAGTTGGAACGATGAATATTTTTATTCAGTTTAAAGATGAAATTGCAACTCCCAAATTAAGCGGTTCTATTTTGCCGGGTGTTACAAGAAGATCAGTAATCCAGATATTAAAAGAGTGGGGCATGAACGTTACTGAAAGAGCAATTTCTATTGATGAAGTTATATCCTCATACGATAAAGGAAATCTTGTTGGATTATTCGGAACAGGAACTGCCGCTATCATTTCTTCAATTGGATGGCTTACATATAAAGATAAAAATATGTCTTTTAATAACGGAGAACCAGGCGAACTTGATCTTAAACTCTTTAATGAACTAAATGCAATTCATCGAAGAGAAAAAGAAGACACTCATAATTGGTTAGCTAAAATTGAAAAAAGAGCTGTTGAAGTAGAATAA
- the bamA gene encoding outer membrane protein assembly factor BamA: protein MFISSPFKLPKYFFIFFILIFSTAIFAQQRTTYKILGVAVDGSKSSDVNTIIVASGLKVGDEVQVPGDKTINAIKNLWALNIFSDVQIVVDKQLGEGVFLIIKVQEYPRLEKVVIVGNDEIDSDDIEKKITFLRGSILKPQDVAKLIQRINGLYEEEGYFNSDIKALYYKYFAADTIDDKIYVRWQNTVDLADEYEVEYNASEGRSSDLITKIKERLLLKINIKEGDEVRVREIAFNNNNAFDNGDLKGEMDEISETKWWKFWGGGKFDPKKYKKDKELIINFYKKNGYRDAEIVSDSLLYSDDKKDLKIVMDVYEGPQYKIRNVNWEGNTVYPSVVLNERLDFAPGDVYDLEKFEQNLRGNEKQSDVSALYLDNGYLTFNLQTKETKVGEDSIDVAIRIEEKNQFKIGRVDIFGNDKTKEKVIRRELYSIPGDYFNRALLFRSVQNLANLQYFNVEQLYGPEGITTKLSSDSTVDVGFKVEEKSSDYLNASVGYSGSFGFSGAIGVTLTNFSIAEPFRLGGGQVLSFNWQFGVGSLYRTFTLGFTEPWMFDTPTSVGAELFDTRQQYVYDLRQSGATIRVGRRLKWPDDFFYVQGRFKYQYNNVIEGQGYYREGKSNQFSVGALISRKNIDNPIFPSAGSSLLLDVELSGGPVLPGNVDYLKIGFTAEWYRRLFNSNRLALYTVANVGYLDEIVTGTNIQPFEFFYMGGNGLIIATTSLRGYDDRTVGPKNPSTGQVIGGRVMAKFGAEFRVAVTLEPIPLYLLMFAEAGNVFENFQKTDIFDLRRSVGFGARLLINPIGLIGFDLGYGFDRKITDGEDPTWLFHFQFGKGF, encoded by the coding sequence ATGTTCATTTCCTCCCCATTTAAATTGCCTAAATATTTTTTCATATTTTTTATACTAATTTTTTCTACAGCAATATTTGCCCAGCAAAGAACAACGTACAAAATACTTGGTGTTGCAGTTGATGGTAGTAAATCATCTGATGTAAATACAATTATCGTTGCTTCAGGCTTAAAAGTAGGCGATGAGGTGCAGGTTCCCGGTGATAAAACAATTAATGCAATTAAAAATCTATGGGCATTAAATATTTTTTCTGATGTTCAAATTGTTGTCGATAAACAATTAGGCGAAGGTGTTTTTCTTATCATTAAGGTTCAGGAATATCCAAGGCTTGAAAAAGTTGTTATTGTAGGAAATGATGAAATAGATTCTGATGATATCGAAAAGAAAATTACATTTTTGCGTGGTTCAATTTTAAAACCACAGGATGTTGCAAAACTTATCCAACGTATAAATGGTCTTTATGAAGAAGAAGGATATTTTAATTCTGACATAAAAGCATTGTATTACAAGTACTTTGCAGCCGATACAATTGACGATAAAATATACGTAAGGTGGCAAAATACAGTTGATCTTGCTGATGAATATGAAGTTGAATACAATGCATCTGAAGGTAGATCTTCAGATCTTATCACTAAAATAAAAGAACGATTACTCCTAAAAATTAATATTAAAGAAGGCGACGAGGTTAGGGTTAGAGAGATTGCTTTTAATAATAATAATGCATTTGATAATGGTGATCTTAAAGGAGAAATGGATGAAATATCCGAGACAAAATGGTGGAAGTTTTGGGGCGGTGGAAAGTTTGATCCTAAAAAATATAAAAAAGATAAAGAGCTAATTATTAATTTCTACAAAAAAAATGGTTACAGAGATGCGGAGATTGTTTCGGATTCTTTGCTTTATTCTGATGATAAAAAGGATCTGAAAATTGTTATGGATGTTTACGAAGGTCCGCAGTATAAAATTAGAAACGTTAATTGGGAGGGCAATACAGTTTATCCTTCAGTGGTACTAAATGAAAGATTAGATTTTGCACCCGGTGATGTTTATGATCTTGAAAAGTTTGAACAGAATTTACGTGGCAATGAAAAACAATCCGATGTTTCAGCTTTATATCTTGATAATGGATATTTAACTTTTAATCTTCAAACTAAGGAAACTAAAGTTGGTGAAGATTCCATTGACGTAGCAATTAGGATTGAAGAAAAAAATCAGTTTAAAATTGGGCGAGTAGATATTTTTGGAAATGATAAGACAAAAGAAAAAGTAATTCGTAGGGAATTGTATTCTATTCCCGGAGATTATTTTAACCGTGCATTACTTTTCCGTAGCGTCCAAAATCTTGCAAACCTTCAGTACTTTAATGTTGAGCAGCTCTACGGTCCAGAAGGTATTACGACAAAATTATCCAGCGATAGCACAGTTGATGTAGGTTTTAAAGTCGAAGAAAAATCTAGTGACTATCTTAACGCTTCTGTTGGTTATAGCGGAAGCTTTGGGTTCAGTGGTGCCATTGGTGTTACACTAACAAACTTTTCAATTGCTGAACCATTTAGACTTGGCGGCGGACAAGTTTTAAGTTTTAACTGGCAATTTGGTGTTGGAAGTTTGTATAGAACTTTTACGTTAGGTTTTACTGAACCATGGATGTTTGATACTCCAACTTCTGTTGGTGCTGAACTTTTTGATACAAGACAACAATATGTTTATGATCTTCGTCAATCCGGTGCAACAATAAGAGTTGGGCGCAGATTAAAATGGCCTGATGATTTCTTTTATGTTCAGGGAAGATTTAAGTATCAATACAATAATGTAATTGAAGGGCAAGGATATTATCGCGAAGGAAAAAGTAATCAATTTTCTGTAGGTGCACTTATCTCAAGAAAAAATATTGATAATCCTATTTTCCCATCAGCAGGTTCCTCATTGCTTTTAGATGTTGAACTTTCCGGCGGCCCGGTACTACCAGGTAATGTTGACTACCTAAAAATTGGTTTTACAGCGGAATGGTACAGACGATTATTTAATTCCAATCGATTAGCGCTGTATACTGTTGCCAATGTTGGCTACTTGGATGAAATTGTTACCGGCACAAACATTCAGCCTTTTGAGTTCTTTTATATGGGTGGAAATGGACTAATCATTGCCACTACATCACTTAGAGGTTATGATGATAGAACCGTTGGCCCCAAAAATCCATCAACTGGGCAAGTTATTGGCGGAAGAGTTATGGCAAAATTTGGTGCTGAGTTTAGAGTTGCTGTTACCTTAGAACCAATTCCACTTTATCTTTTAATGTTTGCAGAAGCTGGCAATGTATTTGAAAATTTTCAGAAAACAGATATTTTTGATCTTCGTCGCTCAGTTGGTTTTGGCGCGCGGTTGTTAATCAATCCTATTGGTCTTATAGGATTTGATCTTGGTTACGGTTTTGATAGAAAAATTACTGATGGGGAAGACCCAACCTGGTTATTTCATTTTCAGTTTGGTAAAGGTTTTTAA
- the lexA gene encoding transcriptional repressor LexA yields the protein MDKKQLTDRQEEILNFIQQFLQENGYPPTLREIGKRFDISSTFGVKRHLDALTKKGYLNILSNASRGITITRDEFESPTTINMNEINNANKIPIVGRVAAGSPIMAEENIEGSIVIDPGFLKKDADSFALKVKGDSMIDAGIFEGDLVIISPKAIAVNGDIVVARIEDEVTVKIYENKNQQIRLIPQNKSYEPIIVKNKNEFSIVGKVTGVLRWLN from the coding sequence ATGGATAAAAAACAATTAACCGATCGACAGGAAGAGATTTTGAATTTTATTCAACAGTTTTTGCAAGAAAATGGTTATCCACCCACTCTTAGAGAAATTGGGAAGAGATTTGATATTTCATCTACATTTGGCGTTAAAAGACATTTGGATGCTCTTACAAAAAAGGGTTATTTAAATATTTTGAGTAACGCAAGTCGAGGAATTACTATCACTCGCGATGAGTTTGAATCGCCTACAACAATTAACATGAACGAAATAAATAATGCTAATAAAATTCCAATAGTTGGTAGAGTTGCAGCTGGTTCTCCAATTATGGCTGAAGAAAATATTGAAGGATCAATTGTAATTGATCCCGGATTTTTGAAAAAAGATGCAGATTCATTTGCGCTTAAAGTTAAAGGCGATAGTATGATTGATGCCGGAATTTTTGAAGGTGATTTAGTGATCATCTCTCCAAAAGCCATTGCAGTGAATGGAGATATAGTTGTTGCAAGAATTGAAGATGAGGTTACAGTAAAAATTTATGAAAATAAAAATCAGCAGATAAGATTGATTCCACAAAATAAATCTTACGAACCAATTATTGTTAAAAATAAAAATGAGTTTTCAATTGTGGGTAAAGTAACTGGCGTTTTAAGATGGTTAAATTAA